In the genome of Coturnix japonica isolate 7356 chromosome Z, Coturnix japonica 2.1, whole genome shotgun sequence, one region contains:
- the LOC107306257 gene encoding LOW QUALITY PROTEIN: uncharacterized protein LOC107306257 (The sequence of the model RefSeq protein was modified relative to this genomic sequence to represent the inferred CDS: substituted 1 base at 1 genomic stop codon), whose protein sequence is MEGENMLFDILEKHASRPSSXGMDWARENWYNLQAVSDRICVLQHGARTRAGKGKSFICAVLGAALKAAVEFRDQQFEAENQTIQSLQETVKTTQELVKALQNQIGNLEVQLERERHNLALLQMAFKEILAYKGTGDTDIHGAPQEKLYPQEELKETKQSFDKIETPIAPLRPLIKTEYTFDNGEDLDPQMNVKEIPFSATELAKLKKDFSRSPKESETEYVWRVSLTGGDQIMLTKEEAEGYWGPGVFLTTGNNCAPWSLTQMAAYWAGGLNPLERGDPLAINGTVDQLVESVQKAACLQMMYDRKLQPRHESPLMMIPVDPERMTPLIRGLPESLKPIGIQLQSKIQAMSQGERARAVLEGVGSSGSLQSGYKVWTWGEVAQELINYERTYGPVASSSKSEPGEVRLAATTLAPRPPSPKLSGTGRVSLPVRTGRRNIDHKRNRLWTLGWQKGVPRDLMNGLPTVRLEKLVNLWPEQKPKES, encoded by the coding sequence ATGGAAGgtgaaaatatgttgtttgaTATCCTTGAAAAGCACGCGTCTCGGCCATCGTCATAGGGGATGGACTGGGCACGTGAAAACTGGTATAACTTGCAGGCTGTTTCTGACCGCATTTGCGTTTTACAACATGGGGCTCGTACCCGAGCCGGGAAAGgcaaatcatttatttgtgcGGTACTCggtgctgctttaaaagcagccGTGGAGTTCCGAGACCAGCAGTTTGAGGCGGAAAACCAGACTATACAGTCGTTACAAGAAACAGTTAAAACAACCCAGGAACTCGTGAAAGCCTTGCAAAACCAAATTGGAAATCTAGAAGTACAAttggaaagagagagacatAATTTGGCCTTGTTACAAATGGCTTTTAAGGAAATTTTAGCGTACAAAGGTACGGGTGACACTGATATTCATGGTGCACCACAAGAAAAACTGTATCCtcaggaagaactgaaagaaacGAAACAAAGTTTTGATAAGATTGAAACCCCAATAGCCCCTCTGCGCCctctaataaaaacagaatataccTTTGATAATGGAGAGGACCTGGATCCTcaaatgaatgttaaagaaattcccttttctgccactgaattagcaaaactgaaaaaagattttagcCGCTCTCCAAAGGAATCGGAAACAGAATATGTTTGGAGAGTCAGCTTAACTGGTGGAGACCAAATAATGTTAACCAAAGAGGAGGCTGAAGGCTATTGGGGGCCAGGAGTATTTTTAACTACTGGTAATAACTGTGCTCCCTGGTCCCTAACACAGATGGCTGCTTACTGGGCTGGTGGTCTCAACCCTTTAGAAAGGGGAGACCCTCTTGCCATTAATGGGACAGTTGACCAATTGGTTGAAAGTGTCCAAAAGGCCGCTTGCCTGCAAATGATGTATGACAGGAAATTGCAGCCACGGCACGAATCACCTTTGATGATGATTCCTGTTGATCCTGAACGGATGACTCCATTAATCAGGGGACTTCCAGAATCGCTGAAACCCATAGGTATACAACTTCAAAGTAAAATACAGGCCATGTCCCAGGGAGAGAGAGCTCGAGCTGTTTTAGAGGGAGTTGGTTCTTCAGGCTCTTTACAATCAGGTTATAAGGTATGGACATGGGGGGAGGTTGCCCAGGAATTGATTAATTATGAAAGGACATATGGGCCTGTGGCTTCTTCCAGTAAATCTGAGCCAGGGGAAGTAAGGCTCGCAGCAACCACCCTTGCTCCTAGGCCACCTAGCCCAAAGCTCAGTGGAACTGGAAGGGTCTCATTGCCAGTAAGAACAGGTAGGAGAAATATTGATCATAAACGTAATCGTCTCTGGACACTGGGCTGGCAAAAGGGTGTTCCACGAGATTTGATGAATGGATTACCCACAGTCAGGCTAGAGAAATTAGTTAACTTGTGGCCAGAACAAAAGCCCAAGGAAAGTTGA